A genome region from Triticum aestivum cultivar Chinese Spring chromosome 2B, IWGSC CS RefSeq v2.1, whole genome shotgun sequence includes the following:
- the LOC123043493 gene encoding protein IRON-RELATED TRANSCRIPTION FACTOR 3 has product MVAMLPAARGDAAPATSAGAAEKLVRGPVADGKCKKKAPRMIHKAEREKHKRDLLNDLFGELGEMLEADRQTNGKACILTDTTRILRDLLSQLESLRKENSTLQNESHYVTMERNELQDENDVLRNEILELQNELATRPAGNPGWGHATAGSPHAASTVFPSHQPMQPSTIASAVFPLQQPLQQTTILEHPYAPPPPPRELKLFPDTASDIEGLEPSEDPEAANHIARPLARYPTESASWPVTVSLGLPRTEDEQCSSGTTGSSSASSRD; this is encoded by the exons ATGGTCGCCATGCTGCCCGCCGCGAGGGgggacgccgccccggccaccagCGCCGGCGCCGCCGAGAAGCTCGTCCGTGG GCCTGTCGCTGACGGCAAGTGCAAGAAGAAGGCCCCGAGGATGATCCACAAGGCCGAGAGGGAGAAGCATAAGCGCGACCTGCTCAACGATCTCTTCGGCGAGCTCGGCGAAATGCTAG AAGCAGACAGGCAGACCAATGGGAAAGCATGCATATTGACTGACACCACTCGAATCCTTCGAGATCTGCTTTCGCAATTAGAATCTCTCCGAAAGGAGAATAGCACCCTGCAGAATGAATCCCATTAT GTTACAATGGAGAGGAATGAGCTGCAGGATGAGAACGATGTGCTCCGCAACGAAATACTGGAGCTACAGAATGAACTGGCGACGCGTCCTGCAGGCAACCCAGGTTGGGGCCATGCTACTGCTGGATCGCCTCACGCTGCGAGCACAGTTTTCCCGTCACATCAGCCAATGCAGCCGAGCACCATCGCAAGCGCAGTATTCCCCTTGCAGCAGCCACTGCAACAGACAACCATCCTGGAGCACCCttatgcaccaccaccaccaccacgggaACTTAAGCTCTTCCCAGACACGGCGTCTGACATCGAAGGCCTTGAACCATCAGAAGATCCGGAGGCCGCCAACCATATCGCGCGGCCGCTGGCAAGGTACCCAACAGAGTCAGCGTCGTGGCCTGTAACTGTAAGCCTGGGTCTCCCGAGGACGGAAGATGAACAATGTAGCAGTGGCACAACCGGCAGTAGCTCTGCCTCTTCTAGAGATTGA